One segment of Equus asinus isolate D_3611 breed Donkey chromosome 18, EquAss-T2T_v2, whole genome shotgun sequence DNA contains the following:
- the LOC106847429 gene encoding keratin-associated protein 19-3-like, producing MSHFGNYYRGVGYGIGGFGGLGYGCGSGCGSFHRLGHGCGSGCVSFHRLGYGCGSGFGSFRRLGFGGFGYGCCRPSCYGGSGFSSFY from the coding sequence ATGAGCCACTTCGGCAACTACTACAGAGGAGTGGGCTACGGCATTGGaggctttggtggcctgggctatGGCTGTGGCTCCGGATGTGGCAGCTTCCACAGACTGGGCCATGGCTGTGGCTCTGGATGTGTCAGCTTCCACAGACTGGGCTATGGCTGTGGCTCCGGATTTGGCAGCTTCCGTAGACTGGGCTTTGGAGGCTTCGGATATGGCTGCTGCCGCCCATCATGCTATGGAGGATCTGGATTCTCCAGCTTCTACTGA